Genomic segment of Centropristis striata isolate RG_2023a ecotype Rhode Island chromosome 21, C.striata_1.0, whole genome shotgun sequence:
ATGTTAAGTATAAGGCTTCCAGTTATTATTGTAAGTATAATTACGACGCCCAATTGTGAAACAGGGCAGAAGTGAAACCACTGTTGAGAGTCGGGATAAGATTGTATTGAAAGAGGTATGACATAGCGGCTGCTGGGGGGTATTTGGGTCAGGAAATATGGTATAGCATATCATCTTTCAAAGACAACAACTCATGAAGGTGTATTAAAGTTTACATCGCTTCCAGCTATTCTCAGTCATCTCTTGGGATTAGTAACACCGTAGGTGCTGACAAAGCCTTTTTTCCGGCCAAAGTTCAATACATGACTGATTGTTTCAGACTGAGACGGGCTGATTTGTTTATTAACCTTTTGCTTGTTAATTTTCTTCATATCCATAACGTAAACAACTAACAGGGTCATCAAGCTAAACTATGAAGGTTGTATTTCTTATTCTCAAAAGTAAACATGAGAAGTGAACCATCATCACCAATAGTTTTCAAGTTTtcaagtttttgattttaccaTGACTTCTGAATGTATTTGTGATAGCTTTTGAAGATAATGCAGTGAGGCCTTTGTTAAAGAGATGCATTTTTGTTATATGACATTCTGAACTGCATGCCCACATGTTTAACTACGTCACAGATGTTGACAGGAACACACCTTTTATTGTGTGTCTGCCGGGCATGCCTTAGAGTTacgtaatttttttggtaatgggtAAACTTCAAAATTCCTTGTGTTAGTTCTCTGGTGAATCGCACACTTAATCTGGGCATTGGCAGGATTTTTCCCGGCAATTCCCTCAAAACAAGGATAATCTGTATTTATGACCAGGAAAGCCCACAATGCAGAAACCACAAAGCTGCTGTATTTGTGCCATCCAGGAAGTTTAGGCAGTTTACGCAACATCTATTGTCACAGGATGTATGAAAACCCaatcagtatttttttcaatgctgcaactctgtctccctctcttaACTGTGTTTGCTTCTCCATCTATCTCTGTCAGATTTAACCAGAGAGGGACCGTGGAAAAGCCTGGTCTGCCTCCGATACACACATGATGGAAGGATCGGAGGTTGAGTCTGTGTTGGAGGAATTTCCCCCGGTGAATCCGCCTCACAACAGCACATCTAACGTTGAAGAGGAGGAACAAATCTCTGACAACAGTGCAGACGAGACAGAAAAGTGCAGTCAGGCAAAAAATGAAGCGGAGCTCGACAGTGATTTAATCAAGACTACGACAGATGTTGAGGCAGAAATTATGTCGGAAGCCCAAACATGCAGTCAGCAGCATGAAGAAGGGAGTGTTGCCGGCTCTGATAGCAGTACAGTTTCCATGGAAGGCTGGATCCCGTCAGTTTCAAACGAGGCTGGTGGAGCTTTGGAAGCCCCGGTCACCACTCTGGAGAACGTGGTAGATAGCTCTCCATCTGTTCTTGAAGGTACAATAGAAAGCTTATTGACTTTTGATGAAGTGGAGGATTCTCTCGCTGCCACTCCGAACGGCAATGAGCAGCCATTAGTCTTGGTTACAAATAGTCCCACGGAGCCTCTGCCTACTGATGACAGTGGTTCAGCTGAGAGTCCATCATCCTCTTCCGTCCATAGCACTTCCAAAAGCTCCCCTACCGACTCAACAACCACCTCCGGCTTCTGTAATGGCCCTACTTCCCCCATGTCCCCCAACTCCTCCCTTGCTTCCAGCCCACAAACCAGTGCCAACACGTCAGCCCCCTGTCATTCCCTATCCAGCCCATATGACACTGATTGCAGCCGAAAGCTCATCTCGCAGGTCCAGCGCTCGCTGTCACAGGAGTCACTGCTGGATGAGTTGGAGTCGGAGCTGCTGGCTTGTCAGCTGCCTGAGGGGGAAGATGGAGGTGAGAGGAAAGGGAGCCCGCCTGTCAATGGACTCCCTAAAGACCAAGAGGATTGCATGATGGTCTTTGAAAAGTGTGTACAATACAAGTATGCACAGCAGGAGAAATCTATTCAGAGGTATGTCTGTTATAAAATGAATCCATGTCTGGTGTTTATCTGCTGCCTAAAGTAGCTGATGGTGTACTAGGCCAATCTCATCACATCATTTTAAACATGCTATTTGTATAGTACTTAGTTTTAATTCTAATGGGTTAGTTTAACAAGAGATTAACctagtttttaattgtttttttgtttttctcttaccTTAGTTGTATTAAATCTGTCTTGATGACGCTGATGCAAAGAATAATAGTTTAAAGCCCAAGCAGTATTGAGTAGTGAAGTAGGACTTTTTGTTTGAAGGACACAGGACCCATATATTTTCTTTGGCCTTAATAACAACAGTCTAAATTCTTTCGGACTTTGTGTGGACGTGGCCTGAATTGGTACTAAGTGCTTGTGTGTGGTGTTTCTGTGTATATAGGCTGCTCGAGGAGAACAAGAGGCACCAGGAGCTGATCCTGGGTATCTGTTCAGAGAAGGACAACATGAGGGAGGAGCTGAAAAAGAGGGCAGAAACAGAGAAGCAGCACATGGCCACTATTAAAAAGGTCAGTCTCCTTCTCTATGGTCCATTCATATCGTTAATGGTCATATGGCAGTGAGTGTTTTGGAAACCAAATGTGACCAATGATGTGATCTGTATCTGTCCCTTCATTTAGGACACGTGCATCCTTAAATAATGGGCTCTGTTTGTCCTGCATGCTTCTCCAAGctatttttaatcagttttttgaAAACAATGGAAGCCTATGTTTTTTATCAACAAGGAAGAGCTCCACTGTGATGTTTTGTCTGACTTCCTGCCTGTGTTGGACATTGGCTTCTGCCAATTGTGCTCACATAGCACCTCCATTTTTGCTGTGTAATGTTTTGTGTTAGGAACTGTCGCAGCTTATCCCTGTGAACCTCACAAACCACTTGGCAGGTTTGAAAGGCACACTTTCTTTCTGGCACTATAACTGCAGTATACTTCACAAAGAACATTTTTGAGAGGCCCCGACATGTGCTCTTTCCATAGAGTTGCAGACTTATATGTTGCATTGAAAAACGAGACCGCAATGGGTAAAATGTAAAGCTGTGAAACTGGTGGAGTTCATaggtttaaaaaaggaaaaactttGCTACATGGCAGCCTTAAACACTGATGGCTTACCAGAGCATTGTTCTCGAACAACTCTGTTTGGTTGTATCTAAgtatcttgtgtcttttctctgtGCCCTAACCTTTATTTACAGAGGTTACCATCCCTATAGCACACCATAACACAATTCCTTCTCTATTCATTAGTTTTGCTCTAGCGTTGCTGTTGCCATAGAGAAATGACAATCAATTCATGCTTTCTCGATAACAGCGTTTGTTTAAGAATTGTGTAAGCAGAAGGGAGTAGGAGGGAGCATACATTGGATTTTTATGACCCAATGTATGCTTTGAtccctttcttttctctccaaCCATCATATGCAATTATTTTAGGCTTCTCTTGTGAGATATTTCAGTTGTCTTTCAAAGAAAAAGTGTCTGACTTTTAGGAACTGGAGCGATGCCAAATTGAATTCCTCTTCCTGTGCTGTTTAGATTTATGCTGCCTTTAATATCTTATGTCGGGTATCATCCTGTGAAGCAGGTTAGCCCAGGTGAGGCTCAGACTTAAATGTTGCTTAACAAGTTGCTTACCCTGTATACTCCCTGTTTCCACAGTTGGAGGGCAGGGTGGAGGAGCTGCTGAAAGAACTTAAGGAGTCGCGGGATAAACTAATTCACCAGGACCAGGCAGCTAAGGCCGCCCTCCAGCAGATGCAGAAAGAGATGTCCTACAGGATTGAACAGGTATAACTGGGACCCAAATGCTGAAAGGATCTTTGATAAGCTGGTCACACAACTTAGTTTGATCCAGTCTCACCCTTATTTGCATATCTGGCCATGTTCCATTTTCAGCTGCTACAGTGTCTTTATTTTACTTAACAAAGTTTGTCATTTAAATCACAATGAAAACTAGGTGCATATATTTTTCTGAGGGTTTTTCTTTAGGCAGTGGTATAAGATTACAGTTCTTACTTCgattttaatttaaagtaaatttcattttttgccccaaaaaaaagaaaaataagttaTTAATCCTGTCCCGAGGATGAGAATGAAGCTGAAGTAAAGATTATAAAAAGCCTGACAACAGATATTACTGTCAAACTGTTCAGGAATATAGgagtatatacagtacatttgGAAGTGTAAACATTATTGATGCATTGACATGAGCTCAGATTTCAGCTCTTGTGGTCAAAGCTGTTCCACTGAAGTGGAAGCAAGTCAATATTTGCAAATAATTGCAACAAGCTTGGACCGTTAACGAAGCAATTTATAACCACAAGACAGCACTTCTTTACCACCTAAACACACAACATtaattattgcatttgtatataatagactgtaaatatattttcttgcaTACAATTAATATAATGAAGAAAGTTCAGATTTGAAGTTGAAATTTACCAAACATTTGCGTGAATGATCTCTAActgaactatatatatatatatatatatatatatatatatatatatatatatatatatgcatcaaTATCACTTGTGCTTTTGTACCACCTCACCCCAAATGGCTAAAGTAAAGGTTACTCACAACtggctaaaaaaacatttgccaCACATATCTTTCGGAGATGTTTGCAGAAAACCATCAGCTGAACGGTCAAGGTCTTCGCACTCCAAACTCTTGTTATTGCAGATTTAATCACTTGTTAAACGAATAGTGCAGGAGAGCACATTTATCACCCAGTAGTTTCCACACCTGGTTGAAAACATGTAGGGCACTTCTCTTCTCTTGACAGTTTTGTCACACTCctcaatttttaatttcactgtTCAGTGAACAATAAGAGTTAGATTTTGCCCTCAGTCGTGTCTTCTAAACCCTTCCCTTATATCACTCCTCCCTTGTATTAACATTTTGACCCGTTCCTAATCAACTGTTGCCCCCtgaggtttaaaacatttatgttACTTCAAAGAAACTCTGCACCACATAACtgatcatttctttcttttattaactttttattcAAAGCTCACATTATGATGCCTGATGCATAAAATTTGCTATATCTATTTTCAATAAGTTGTattgtaaaacacaaaaaatccataaaaaatcCCTCCCCTTGCTCTACTGAAAGTTCAGCTTGTTGGAGAGCATACAGTTAAAATTgcccataaaaaaacaaaaccgttAACTGACAAACTAAGAACATACATTTCAGCCCAagttattaataaaaatgctaaatgtGGAATTCAAAAAGTCTGGGTGCATTAGAGCTGAATAATGAAGTAATTATCCACCATATTACACAGTGAAACGGGGAAAAAATGGCTTTGTAACATTGCTTCCAAGTGGAAGCATGTCAGCTCTACTTGTTAAAGGTTGACAAGCTAAGTAGAGCAACCCATACATCcccagccattttttttttttagatattccTACGGGAAACATCCCCTTCTTCTGAGCCTCTTAAGGATCAGTACAAGCAGCTCAGGGACTGATGTGTTGGGACATTTTATATAAACCTATTTCATGGTATAAACAACCATCTCAGGTGAACAAGAAGTGTGACGAAGCACGCCAAGAGAAGGAGGCCATGGTGATGAAATATGTGCGTGGGGAAAAAGAGGCCCTGGACCTGAGGCGGGATAAGGAGAGTTTGGAGAAGAGGCTGAGAGAAGCCACCAAGGAGGTAGACCGCCAGGCCCTCCGAGGGAACCAGCTGGCTCAGGAGAAAGGTCGACTGCAGCAGCTGTATGAAGCTAAGGTAAATAACTATGTCGGTTTAAGTGCCTTGTTAaagtgttgttatttttttagggGGGCGTCCTGGTGACTCACCAGTAGAGCGCACACCACTAAGGCTTAGTCCTTGTAAGCAGGCGGCCTGGGCTTGAATCTGGCTCTGAGCCCTTTCCTGTATGTCTTCCCTCCGACTCCCACTTTCACTCTGTATCTATCAATAAGATCAATATGGCGGCGTACTAGTGGCTGCTTGTTTCAGCAGCTCTCACTCACCGTTGAGCTGTTTCCTTTCtagttttctattatttttttttttttttaaacaatatctttattagttttcaagttatacaataaaattcaaacaaacaaaagtaaatgataacatacataaagaatgcagagcagaacccaaaccttcatacacacacccatTCACACCAGGTAGATTTGCACTAAATTATATAGGCCTATGTATACATACAcgaacacatacatacacatgtatGCATTGCACACgtatgcatatctaaacatgtacatacatatattcttaTAAACGCAAccttatacatacatgtaaacatatacacacaataataataaagataatttaaattttatgacCCTATTTTCCAGATGCTATAATGTTCAGATATGGTTCCCACAATTGTACAAATTCCTTCAGTTTTCCTTTGGTAATGTAAGTCAGTCTTTCCAATCCGATGCACTCTGATAGTTCTTTTTTCCATTGTTTAATAGAAGAAGCCTCCATGCTCTTCCAATTCAAGGCAATAGCTCTCCTGGCATGCAAAAGTCCGAAGTCCAATactctgtttctttgtgtgtttaaaatccTTGGGATAAATTCCCAGTATACAAAGTTTTGCACAGAAGGGAATAGTTttctattatttaatttatatgtgcaatattctTTTCCACATCCAACTTCTGACTTTGTCTACATTCTATATAATGttcctgaagttttttttgttttgttttgttttaattgttcatacttttttatatttccacttgtttatattgttaattgttaatactttattctattttttacttgtttaatcTGCCTCTATCTTATTAAACTGgggaaacaggaaaaaaaaaatgtggatttaTATCGAGAAATAAAGACTCAACAACAGTTCTGCTTgttgtttatttgcatttagCTTGGAAGATATTctctaaaaaaagtttttagaaTTTGCTTTTCATGGCAAATTGATATAATTTGATATCCTTTCAAACTGTACACTTTACAGTTAAAATGTGTGGTTAACATTTTTTGGTGCATACAGATTTGATCTTACTAGTCTTTCTTACCCTGGTTTGAGTCTTATATCTATCTCGGCATTATGTTGGACATCTGGACTAGTTGACTAACGAGTATCTCGGCTCTTATGATGTTCCTGCCTCACCCATTTCTCGTTTTGCTCTCAGGAAGGCGAGGTTAGCAGGTTCACTCGAGAGGTGGAAAAGCTGAAGGAGGAGATCAACTCACATCTTATCAAGGTCAAATGGGCCCAGAACAAACTTAAGAGTGAGGCGGATGCACACAAGGTAATATCActgttatgttgtgtttaatgTGCTGTATAACAGAGGAAACATTTTATAGgcaaacaaaaggaaaacaaatcttTGGCAAGTAttgatcttttgttttttttggtctacCACTATAAAAAACACAAGGGTTCATTGTAACTTATTTACTTCTTCATGATATCCTATATGAATGTTATTTTAGTGAGTATGAACCTGAACATGCTGCAGTCAAATTTTAGTCAAATGATGGCACCCAATACAAATAGCTACTTTTCCACATGCATAATGTGGTTGACTACATAAGTTAGTACTTTGCTTATATCCCTTTGAAAGAACTTACTGGTTAACTACATACATTTCTGCGGATTTTTCTTCATTTAGTTTAGAAACCATGCCTGTTGTTTGTTAAAGATGTGTGACTGTTTAAGTATTCCCAGGACACAAATGACACCCCCCCCCCTCAGTCATTTTATATCTGCCGCCActccataaaaaaatatgattagaTGTTTTGTAGATGTCTTTTTGATTCAGGGGTGAAAATGGTACAGTAATGATCCTGCAAGGAAATCATCATTAAACATTGCTgctatttttgaaaatgtctattgcacaataatgattttatttataactgCCTCcaagcaaaaacacaacaataaacagAGGGGGAAAGTCAGCGGTGGCTCAAGGCCACAGACGCAGAGCCACTAATTTTCCTCTTTGTGGTGGTTTGTGTGGTTGATGTGAGTGTAAATCACTCTGTCTGCACAAAATATATTATGCATTTACCACGACAGTAACTCACAAAATGGGAACCTTTTGCAAAGCATTGTTATGGCTTCATACGTtccatttttattgtcataattaCAACAACGTGTTCGTCTGTGTGCAGGAAACTAAAGACAAACTGAGAGAGACCACTTCCAAGTTGGCCCAGGCCAAAGAAGAGACTGAACAGATCCGCAAAAACTGCAAGGACATGATCCGAACATACCAGGTCTGTGGTATTTTTCACAAAGATGCATTAGTTTGCTCGTGACCAATAATGTgagcaaatgtaaaatatttgtgtgtgtgtgtgagaaacatggTGTATGTCTGGATTTGTTGGATGtagttgcatgtttttttggcaGTCACCACTTGTGTGCGGAATCTGGGACTGCAGTTTGTTAGCCTACTTCCTGAATAAACTGAACGGATGAAATTAAATCTGACTGGATATTTAGTCAAACATTCAGCtgtactagtgcagtgcctgtaggaagtatgtatttgtatagtgggagatttagtagatttttaaataatggccaaatgaggttgtgtgtgaaagtgggatgtacaatgaggtgtaatactcttgcgtagtgttaatatacaaagtgtatattgggtaatacatggatgtactttgagatataaagagacacagaaatagttattttaagaaaaagaagtttacatgcagcacaaacagatggatgtgaataacataatttgcacattacatgcagaccacaacaatgtctgcaactccataaaacacttttcataagCTATGCGCACCATCCAGCACAtgcacattgaacattgatattcgctggaaattattcaaatattattggaaaatcgaacttTGTAGCGCAGTTTAAAACTCTTAAAGATAGgcaggctaaatagacttacagatgagatgagtcagggtggaaatccagagtgaattgtgttactgaccaggtgtaggcctatcacacaatggggcggagctcccctaaaaggcgttcGATTGGAAACAgtgtaatgctttttttttgcttttatagatagattacaTCTTGCATACATGCAATAAATGACAGTTTGCatgtcattgttttttctttggagAATATAAAAGGATGCTGATTGATTCTGTTTCAAAAGAATGCCAGTTTTCATTTATACCTTATGATGGTAGTAGAGAGCTGCCTGAGTTTCTCTGTGGTGCCCAGATTAGTTTGAGCTATTGTATTCACCAGCAGTGTGTTATCAGAGCATGTGCACATACAAAAGTGACATCATATATAGAACTAACACTGAAATGAAGCTTAAAACATATAattgatttgtgtattttaccattgtttttatgggtttttttatttccattgttGTGAAGTTCAGAGGGTGaataagaaatgaaaatgactttaaCTAAAACTCAAATTAATCCCAGATATCTTTTgttgcaaatttatttatttttcttgtcttgtCATTATCAGTTGCCTTTTATTTCCCATACCTTATATTTCACACATCTTTCTTTCATGGTTAGCCTTTTTTATAtcagttttttacattttatttattttatttatattctattgtcctgttttttaatctttcacCCCTCTCTCCTCCAGGAATCAGAGGAACTAAAGTCCAACGAGTTGGATGCTAAGCTGAGGGAGACCAAAGGAGAGCTGGAGAAACACAAGCAGGAACAAACAGACCAATTAGAGGTGCTGAccactgtgcacacacacaaacacaagaagtAATTAGTGTGTTTACATGGGCTTTAAATGGCCCGTGAGCAGCGGGCACTTAAAATCCTGGATAAAATGGGGAAACTAAGAAGCTTTACTATACACGTAAGCAATTTATATGCTTGTAGGATATTGAGGAGCCAACCAGTGGGGAAATAGTAGCAAGCTATGGGTGTTGTCATCAGAGAACAATTATATCCGTAGGTCCAAATTTGATAGTATCTGGCACATTCTATGTCACTAGTCCTTCATATACGCTGATCTTAATTAATGCgtattttattgaattattttaaagaagaattAGGATTCATGTGTGTTTTAACTCACACTGtctataaataattatatattttgcaCATCTTCCTGTCTGAACAGAACCTTTGCAATATAGAATAATTGTTCAtcgtaattttttttattaatagtgACACTATCACTAAAGTTTATGAAGGCATGCCCCAATGAGATTTTAAGAGGGTTTACATTTTCAGCCCCATGTCTTATCTAGCCTATATAGTAGAAATGGATCTGCTGTAAAAAGCGCAGTGTAAATAAAGACAATTAACATATTCTTTAATTCACTATGTTCACAAATGTGTGGCGTATAGGGAAAATTCAGTGGACTTTTTAATGCTTAGATAGGCATCTTTATAATCATGCATGTATTGTTTTGAAGCAGAGGCGAGTGGTTGTAAATTTATATGTAGAGCAAAACTACTTCATGACTTAAATTAGCAGTTGACTGTTTGGCTTATGGAGAACTCCTTTGCTGCATGCAGGTTGGTGAACTATGTTTCTATCTGTATCTATGTGACGATCCACCagaatcacaaaataaacactaaTACAGGTTCCCTGTTAATTCAAAATTACATATACGTCCCGTTCTGCCAGGCCATTATTCAGCCTTTTATTGATGGTCCCGATGCCAGCTCTTCtagtaaaaatgtttattttcagcTGTTTTCATCAGTTGGAGAGGTGTAATTGCCTTAAGTAGCAGTGAGTAACAAACTGGCACATGGGCTCTACAGGCAGACACTCATGCACACAGGCACCGACATGGACTCACTCCAAACACAATGGCCTGTTTTTCCTCTCCGCCTCATTCTGATGGGAAtcacactttaaaaataaatggcctAGAAATAATCAATATAAAGCTGTGGGTTTCAACAACAACCCAGAAGCGTCATCCATTTCTTGGCATCATGCCAGGCCCGCTTTGTTTATCCAGAGTGTTTACAAGTCCTTAGAATTAAAGTCACAAATATCAAGTCCTAGAAGTCATTAACTTGTCCTAAAGTAGAATTTTGAGGTATTGATTTTAGCTGAAAGGGTAATTTAAGCCTAATAATGTGTAATTTTTGATATACAGTATGGTGTGGGCCGATAACtgtgtgcagattttttttttaggaaagaGTTTTTTACATGTAGGACATCAACCCACATCACTGCTCTGCTGATGAGTCAGTTGGTCCAAATCAGTGCTTATTTTTGCAGCTCAGTCATAAATAATGCAAACAAACTGTTGGGTTTCCAttactgttaatattaaaaTTAGATGGGATGAACGTAATAGACATTTGCTGGTATCTCCATTACTAGCACGTTGTCTTGGACACCACAGGCTACTAATGGCTTcttggaaaaagttgacaagcAGCCATACCAATAAtggctttctttaaaaaaaaatcaaacaaaaatgatCTAGCTTTGCTTTTGCATGTGTAATGACTGCCTAAGCAAAATGATGCTAATGAATGCAACACTTGGATTGCCAGGAAGTGCATCTGCACTGAAATGATGCAACTGAAAGATTAGAAATGTGGTCCATTAAGCGTGAGTGAGGGTTAAGTTGATGGGTAAAACCATTGAACTGAAATGGTAATGTGTATTAAATCTTAGTAATGACATCAGAATTGGCAGAGAAGGAGGTCTTTTTAGAATTCGGTATCCTTTTATAGGTTTAGAGACAGAAATTGCCACAGTATGTTATCTTGTTTAGGCTCTGTAGCTCATAGATACGTGCCTGTAACAACAATACACACACCCATTGTGTATCACAACCTTCGAATGAGACTTTGGACTGACTCTGTTAGCCTGTCCATGTCGtaggtaactggccaatagaatttgcatgtaagtccaacttctgtagagGATTAAATTGTGAATTATTCCAAAAATCATTCTGGCTGGGATCCTGCAAGAGATatgtcagtctgagtccagcaCTGCATGTCTTTACCTGTGACCTTAAGGCCTGTATTGGGACcattggactttttactccagtgtgtgtttactctGGGGCTTCCAATCTACGAACCTGAGAGACCTTTACAGTAtgtcaaagtaaacaacataaCAGTGGATTTATATCTAATGTGGAACTTGATGCATCCTGCAGGTGCACCGAGTGAAGGCCAAAGAGCTGGAGGACCTGAAAAGGAGTTACAAAGAGGGCATGGATGAGCTCATTACTCTACGAACCAAGGTTTGTCATTCGGAAACTGCTTGAACATCTGTGCGTGCGCATATCAGCAGGTATTCAGGTTAATAAAGGCTGCTTTTATTCTGTAGTTAAAGTGTCTAGAGGACGAGCGTCCACGCTGGGAGGACGAGCTGAGCAAGTACAGGGAGATCATCAACCGGCAGAAAGCTGAGATCGGACGGCAGAGAGACAAGCTGGATGAGATCACTTCGCTCCAGGAGCAGAATGAGCGGTACAAACACTGTCAAACACAAGTCACTTTGATAGAACCGTACAGGTCGAGTACAgttcttttcccttttttccagTACCTCGTTGCAGGATTTAAAGATAGGCCAGGGACAGATATAGCACACAGGGCAGGAAGGGACTCTGGTCCCTCTGTGACTCTGTGGCTCTGCCGGCCATGTGCAGATGACTTGAAAGAAACTTTTCCACTTATTGAAATGCTGCTTTCTGCGTGTGCCAGAGTGGCATAAGTAGGTGGCGCCAACTCAAATAGATTCATGCAAAAACTTCACAAATTTTTTTCTGGCTCTCGTGTTGAGCAGCAGGacgtttttagttttttttactcgCACCAGTTGTtggcaaagaaaaaacaatttgaTGCCACAACTTATTTGGTCCCCAAGTAAATTTAGTACCAGGAAAGATTGTGACCTTCATTCCAACACTTGAATGGCTTATTTTTGAAAATCACAATCAAACTGCTTCATCTGTATGAATGCTGGTGCTAAAGAACTGTATTCTTATAGTATGCATTTCACACACGACAAGGGAAGTTCATAGTGAATGCCCATTTGATGCGAGTTGCCGTCTTTATTAACAACTTGCCAATGTTTTGTCCCGCAGTGATAAACAGGAGATCACGTCATTCCGTGAGGAAGTGGACAGTCTGACAAACCAGATGGCCGACCTCCAGCGGGATGTACAAGGCAGCAGGGAGCGTGAGGCTGAGTTACTGGGATTCACCGAGAAGCTGAGCAGCAAGAACGCCCAGCTTCAGTCCGAGAGCAACTCGCTGCAGTCTCAGCTGGATCAGCTCAACGGCAGCTTCACAGAGCTCCAAGCAAAGCTGGAGGAGACCAACAGGCTAC
This window contains:
- the ccdc186 gene encoding coiled-coil domain-containing protein 186 isoform X2 — protein: MMEGSEVESVLEEFPPVNPPHNSTSNVEEEEQISDNSADETEKCSQAKNEAELDSDLIKTTTDVEAEIMSEAQTCSQQHEEGSVAGSDSSTVSMEGWIPSVSNEAGGALEAPVTTLENVVDSSPSVLEGTIESLLTFDEVEDSLAATPNGNEQPLVLVTNSPTEPLPTDDSGSAESPSSSSVHSTSKSSPTDSTTTSGFCNGPTSPMSPNSSLASSPQTSANTSAPCHSLSSPYDTDCSRKLISQVQRSLSQESLLDELESELLACQLPEGEDGGERKGSPPVNGLPKDQEDCMMVFEKCVQYKYAQQEKSIQRLLEENKRHQELILGICSEKDNMREELKKRAETEKQHMATIKKLEGRVEELLKELKESRDKLIHQDQAAKAALQQMQKEMSYRIEQVNKKCDEARQEKEAMVMKYVRGEKEALDLRRDKESLEKRLREATKEVDRQALRGNQLAQEKGRLQQLYEAKEGEVSRFTREVEKLKEEINSHLIKVKWAQNKLKSEADAHKETKDKLRETTSKLAQAKEETEQIRKNCKDMIRTYQESEELKSNELDAKLRETKGELEKHKQEQTDQLEVHRVKAKELEDLKRSYKEGMDELITLRTKLKCLEDERPRWEDELSKYREIINRQKAEIGRQRDKLDEITSLQEQNERDKQEITSFREEVDSLTNQMADLQRDVQGSREREAELLGFTEKLSSKNAQLQSESNSLQSQLDQLNGSFTELQAKLEETNRLLDDKSRQLKQEEVLRQQEVQGLQEQRAALQTEMAQLKTRVEELRDELVTQKRKQAANIKDLTKQLTQARKRLEQVENGGCDRDVSSMGSRSSSSGSLNARHGGSSGVEERVPESQSSPSVVVVDSFPEVDKTVLVERIVRLQKALARKQEKIEFMEDHIKQLVEEIRKKTKIIQSYVLREESGALSSEASDINKANLSRRGGIMASLYTSHPADSGLTLDLSLEINRKLQAVLEDTLLKNITLKENLQTLGSEIERLIKQQRDPEDGVRRK
- the ccdc186 gene encoding coiled-coil domain-containing protein 186 isoform X1, which translates into the protein MMEGSEVESVLEEFPPVNPPHNSTSNVEEEEQISDNSADETEKCSQAKNEAELDSDLIKTTTDVEAEIMSEAQTCSQQHEEGSVAGSDSSTVSMEGWIPSVSNEAGGALEAPVTTLENVVDSSPSVLEGTIESLLTFDEVEDSLAATPNGNEQPLVLVTNSPTEPLPTDDSGSAESPSSSSVHSTSKSSPTDSTTTSGFCNGPTSPMSPNSSLASSPQTSANTSAPCHSLSSPYDTDCSRKLISQVQRSLSQESLLDELESELLACQLPEGEDGGERKGSPPVNGLPKDQEDCMMVFEKCVQYKYAQQEKSIQRLLEENKRHQELILGICSEKDNMREELKKRAETEKQHMATIKKLEGRVEELLKELKESRDKLIHQDQAAKAALQQMQKEMSYRIEQVNKKCDEARQEKEAMVMKYVRGEKEALDLRRDKESLEKRLREATKEVDRQALRGNQLAQEKGRLQQLYEAKEGEVSRFTREVEKLKEEINSHLIKVKWAQNKLKSEADAHKETKDKLRETTSKLAQAKEETEQIRKNCKDMIRTYQESEELKSNELDAKLRETKGELEKHKQEQTDQLEVHRVKAKELEDLKRSYKEGMDELITLRTKLKCLEDERPRWEDELSKYREIINRQKAEIGRQRDKLDEITSLQEQNERDKQEITSFREEVDSLTNQMADLQRDVQGSREREAELLGFTEKLSSKNAQLQSESNSLQSQLDQLNGSFTELQAKLEETNRLLDDKSRQLKQEEVLRQQEVQGLQEQRAALQTEMAQLKTRVEELRDELVTQKRKQAANIKDLTKQLTQARKRLEQVENGGCDRDVSSMGSRSSSSGTAPGFGSLNARHGGSSGVEERVPESQSSPSVVVVDSFPEVDKTVLVERIVRLQKALARKQEKIEFMEDHIKQLVEEIRKKTKIIQSYVLREESGALSSEASDINKANLSRRGGIMASLYTSHPADSGLTLDLSLEINRKLQAVLEDTLLKNITLKENLQTLGSEIERLIKQQRDPEDGVRRK